A stretch of DNA from Equus caballus isolate H_3958 breed thoroughbred chromosome 13, TB-T2T, whole genome shotgun sequence:
CTTGGGGCTGCCTGGCTCCTAGCCTGGCCAGGCTTGGCTCTACCTCTAGCAGCTATGGCAGCTGGGGGCAAATGGGTACAGCAGCAGGGCCCCCGGATGCGCCGGGGCATCTCTCGACTCTGGTTGCGGGCTCTGCTGCGCCTGTCACCTATGGCCTTCCGAGCCCTACAGGGCTGTGGAGCTGTGGGAGACCGGGGCCTGTTTGCACTCTACCCCAAGACCAACAAGAATGGCTTCCGCAGCCGTCTGCCTGTTCCTGGGCCCCGGCGGAGTAATCCCCGCACTGCTCGACACCCACTAGCCCTGTTGGCAAGGTTTTGGGCCCTGTGCAAGGGCTGGAACTGGCGCCTGGCACGGGCCAGCCAGGGTTTAGCCTCCTGCTTGCCCCCTTCAGCCATCCACGCATTGGCCAGCTGGGGCCTGCTTCGGGGTGAACGACCCAGCCGTATCCCCCGGCTGCTACCACGCAGGCAGCGCCGGCTAGGGCCCCCTGCCTCCCGCCAACCACCACCAGGGATTCTAGCTGGGCGGAGAGCCCAAACCCGCCAGTCCCGGGCCCTGCCCCCCTGGAGGTGACCAACTCTAGCTCTTCCCCAGCCCAAATCTAGAGCATTGAGCACTTTATCTCCCACTACTCAGTGAAGTTTCTCCAGTCCCAGTCCTCTCCTCCCTTTTACCCCTCCTTCCTCAGTATGCTTCCCCACCTTACCTCGAGCCCTTTGGACCTCTAGACAGGCAGCCTCCTCCACCGTGGAGTCCGGAAGTTACACTTTATGTCCTGACACTCCTCCCCCACCCTAAGTTATTgctgttctccctgtgtgtgtgctCATCCTCACCCTCATCGACTCAGGCCTGGGGCCAGGGGTGGCAGTGGGTGGGAAGAGTCatggtttttttctctctttgattttgtttttctgtctccctTCCAACCTGTCCCCTTTCcccaaccaaaaaaagaaaaagacaaacacaaataaaatatctgagcGGAACTGTACTTTTGGCCCAGGCTGCCTCTGTCTGCTTTGTCCTGCCGCCTAGCCTCCCCCGTATGCCCCCAATCTGGACCCTTGGCTCCCAGTTCCATGAACTCTTCACCCCCATCTACGTTATCTCAACCCCTTTCACTCCTCAGCCTCATCCTCTCTGCCTCCATAGCTTCGTTGCACCATGACCACCACCAGCTCAGGGTTCTGGGCCCCTGTTGAGCTTCCACAGAACTTCTTGGTCCTGCAGTTCTCATTTGTGGATTCCTTCCAGAGAGTGCTTAGGTTCTGGGTTCTTTTGTCCTCATCCCCTGCCTTTTATCCCAACCCAATCCCTATGTGGTTCCCTTCTGTCTGGGAACTGAGGTTCTCTCCTGGCATTAGGCGTTACCCTAGAGGGCTGGGGGATGGGACTGCAAACCCTCCACAGTAGTGGGTGGTGAGTTTGAGGGGCCAGGCAGAGAGAGTGGGGGCTGTGGAAATGGGATTGGTGGTGGGCTTGGAGTGGGAGCTGAGTGCGTGAGGAGTCAGGCTGGAATGTGGAGATCTGGTCCGGGTGGCACCTGCTGGCCCCTTGAACTTGTCAGGCCCTTTCTGGCCACCTCCTTTGCCCCTTTCCCTTATGTGGCCCCACATGGAGCCACCCCTTCTTATCCATTTCTCAGCTCAGTGCTtatcctcctttcctccctcccaccctgaggTGCTGAACCTAAgacttcctctgtcttttccttaGCTCTCTTCTCTTCCGTGGGTGTGTTGTAACTTGGTTTTCTTACTCACTCTTGTGCATATTCTGTATCTGCTCACATGCTTCTTTCTCTAGGTCATATGTTATCCCTCTTTGCATGGTCAAAACTTCTTATGTGCACTCACTACTCTTTAAAAGATTCTCACTTCCCTGTCCATGAACTCTCCTGCTGTTTCTTGTGAGTTTCCCACCTGACTCTGTGAACATGCTCTTGGAACCTGTCTTGTTTTCTTTGCATCTCTTGCCTATTGAGAATCTTCCTGATCTTGCTCAACACAATCCCATCTCTCCATGTCTGTCTGTATAcagctccccccgccccctctgTCTAacatgttttctgtttctctccctctccctgtctctgcttctgtctcctctcctcctctctctcatctccccttctcccctggttgttcctcctcttcctcctcctcctcctcctccttctccttctcctctcctcccctgcccccacctcccctcgGTCCGTCCACTGCATAGTCTAAGGAGCTGCAGATAAAGAAGCAGTTCCAGGAGACGTGTAAGATCCAGACTCGGCAGTACAAGGCTCTACGGGCACACTTGCTGGAGACGACGCCCAAAGCTCAGCACAAGAGCCTCCTCAAGCGGCTCAAGGAAGAACAGACCCGCAAGCTGGCAATCCTAGCCGAGCAATATGACCAGTCCATCTCGGAGATGCTCAGCTCACAGGCGGTGAGGCCTGGGGTCCAGGGAGGGAGCATGGTGGAGGTTGCCTCTGTATTTCCAGCTTAGTTATGGGCAGTGGGAGTCAGGGGGTGTGGACAGAGATGGGATTTTTTGTTCTTGGGAAACTCAGATACTCTCTTAGTATTCTCTGCAATGGTTTTATTATCTCTCTGAAGTATTTTCTTAAGGTCTTGACAAAGCCTGCCTGCCTACTCTACCAAGAACGACCAAGGAAAGAGTGGCTATAATTTTTTCCTGGGCCTGAGTTAGTTTAATGTGTGAACAGGGAGCAAATCAAAATGATTGTGGCCCTCAGGCCGATTTCCTCAGACTTCTGGAGGATTTTAAAGGTTGCTGTTCTAAAAATGATCACACGTAACACTTGGAATGGGCCACTTAAAATTTACACTTAGTGTAAAAAGTAAAAGTGCCCCTGTTCATTGCCATTCCCTCACCCAAtcccacctctcagatgtaactgttaataaattgcattttagatttttttctcacctatttggaaaattatataaaaattttaaacaaaaatggaatcatacattacaTACTGTTCTCTAACTTCTATTCCCACCTAATATTTCTTGGACATCTTTCCGTATCGTGCActtgtctcattttttttaacagcGTAGACTTGCCCACGGTATGAACATACCGTAATTTATTTAACCCATCCCttattggtggacatttaggttgtttccagtattttgctATTACAACGCTTCAGTGAACACCTTCAAGCACATGTGCAAGTATACCTGggggataaattcctggaagtgtAATTGCTGTGTCACAGGGTATGACGACCTTTCATTTTGATAGATGTTGAGGCTGGCTGCTTCTTGAAACCTTAGGGTCCAGGCCtacctggggcaggggaggatgTGGGGGTGAAGGAGGAGGCCCCTAAAACTAGTTCCTCCTATTCTCCAGCTGCGGCTTGATGAGACCCAGGAGGCAGAGTTCCAGGCCCTTCGTCAGCAGCTTCAACAGGAACTGGAGCTGCTCAATGCTTACCAGAGCAAGATCAAGATCCGCACAGAGAGTCAACATGAGAGGGAGCTACGGGAGCTGGAGCAGAGAGTAGCTCTGAGGCGGGCACTGCTGGAGCAGCGGGTGAGAGGGCTCAGCCTCTAgcacagggtggggaggggagccccCGCTGCCCCCGACTCTctaacttctgttctgggtgccCCAGGTGGAGGAAGAGCTGCTGGCCCTGCAGACAGGGCGCTCCGAGCGAATCCGGAGTTTGCTCGAGCGGCAGGCCCGTGAGATCGAGGCTTTCGATGCTGAGAGCATGAGGCTTGGCTTCTCCAGTATGGCTCTGGGGGGCATCCCAGCTGAGGCTGCTGCCCAGGGCTATCCCactccaccccctgcccctgcctggccCTCCCGTCCTGTTCCTCGTTCAGGGGCACACTGGAGCCATGGTCCTCCTCCACCAGGCATGCCACCCCCAGCCTGGCGTCAGCCCTCTCTGTTGGCTCCCCCAGGTCCCCCAAACTGGCTGGGGCCCCCAGCACAGAGTGGGACACCCCGTGGTGGAGCCCTGCTGCTGCTAAGAAACAGCCCCCAGCCCTTGCGGCGGGCAGCCTCAGGGGGCAGTGGCAGTGACACCGTGGGCCCACCTGCTGCCGCAGTGCCTGGGCCTCTGAGCCGCAGCACCAGTGTTGCTTCCCACATCCTCAATGGTTCCTCCCACTTCTATTCTTGAAGTGCAAGGGTGGATGGGAAGATGaatggggcaggggcaggggcaggggcaggggtgggtggaGCCTGATCCTGGAGGGCTGTAAGCTCCAGGCCCACCCAAAGGTAGGGGATAGGATGTTGGCTCCAGCTCCCCTCAAACCTCATCTCATGAGCTTCTTGGGCTGGCCAATGGCCCAGGGCCAGCTTGGGCATAGGTGCCTCAAGGCTGACCAGgagcccctgcctccccaccatGGTGCCAGGGTCTCTCTCCATCACAActtcaggaaaggagagagatgtGCGTGTCAAATATTCATCTAGTCCccttggggaggggaagggtgggTCTAGATCTATTATATTCAAAGAAGTATACTACCCCCTGCAATGGGGCCATCGACTGGGGTCGCCAGGCCCCCCAGACCTGGGATGTGGCAGAGCAGgtctggggcctggggtggggagaatgGGAGATAAAGGCCTTCCTAGGAAAGAAGGATCAGGATGGGGTCTGGGATCAGGATGCCTGGGTCTCTCCATTCCCCTGTTGCTGTATGACGTCCTGTGCCGTCTtgtcctttatctttttttttttaattgagatcagagctggggcaggggacCAAGGGAAGGACCAGGGAAGGGGCTGCTCCCAGGCCTGGGGGCAGTCATGGGAGCCCCTCCCAAGCTACGGGGCTGGCACAGAGCCCCACAGCAAGCTTTTAATAAACTGTTGGTTATTCTAACAGATACCAGGACTCACCCTTTCTGTCTTAAGGTGTGTATTAAGGACTGTTGGATGGCAGGTGATAGTGTtacttttatgtatatatttgtttgtttattttaaagaagtatttaAGTATCTTGTTATTGTatagtttgtaattttttttttgaggaagattggccctgagctaacatctgtgcccatcttcctctaatttttttaatatgtgggacacctgccacagcatagcttgagaAGCGacgcacaggtccacacccaggatccaaaccggtgaaccccgggccgccgaagcagagcgtgcaaacttaactcctgcatcaccgggccggccctagtGTTAGTTGTATTTAAAGAGAGAATGTATTGGGCCGTGTAACTAAAAATTTCAGTGATTTTAATGCCTCTCAGGCATGACTGAATCCAGAGCCTCAAAGGAGGTCATCAGTGTCTTGACCTCTTCTCCCCTTTGCTTTGGCTTCAGAGATTTTCAGAAGGTTCACTTCACACACAGGTCACACACGGGCCCCTGGCAGCTCCAAGCTTACATCTCAACAGCAAGAATTCCAGCAAAGTCCTGAAGTGCCTTCATTGGCTCAGTCTGTAGCCAGAGGCCTGGGGTGCTCTAATTGATCAGATTAGGTCCCAAACACACCCCTTTAAGGCTGAAAGAGTGGGCCGATGGACTAAGTGGCTATttccagaagaggtaaggaagacaCCAGCTGTCCGCAAGTCATTTTGTTTTGTGCTGCACATTCTTAAGGCCAGTTATTTGGATCCTTCTCCCAACTAGGCATTAGGTTATCAAACACAGTGAAAAGCAGGGTGATCAGAGGGGCCCGCTGGTCAGGCTGAAGGAAGGAGGATAGGAGCCTGGTGTTAGACTGAATGGCAGGGTCTGAAGGCTGGAACTTTGGAGAACTTTGGGAAAATGAAAGGATATCAGACCGCAGGGGACAGTGGCTACGTCTCGGCTTCCTGGCCCAAAGTACAGAGAGTGAGAATGCCAGGCAGTTTTGATGAGGTGATTCAAACACTCCTTTATTgagtcttaaaaaacaaacaccttAAACACGAGGCTGAGAAGTAGGATCCCAACAACTTATGTCCCTAGGGGCTGCAAGTCTTCTCTGAAGAAAGCTGCTTCTGCTCTGTGCAGGCacagagttgggggtgggggtgttttATATGTTGGCTACAAGAGGGAAGtccctcctggaggagggagggagttcAGTTACTCTCACCATCACTGCTGATGATGCCCCGCAAATGTGACcagtctgggggtgggggatggggctgCTCCTCCTCTGAGTCCAGGGTCCGGCGGTACAGCTCCCCTGGGGGTGCTGCTTCTCCTGAAGGGTTCCAGGCCGTGCGTCTGCGTGACCGGCCTAGGGGGAAGGAGAGGTGGGAGATTAGTTGCCTAAGAGTTCAAGCCACATCTGCTCCTGGGGAGTGGGAGGAAGCCCCTCACCTGAACTGCTGATGATGTTGGTAATATCCAAGGAGGCCACCTCGGCTGCCTCCTCCCGCTGCTCCTTCAGGGCTCGACACTTCTCTAAGGAGGGGTTACCTGGGGCAGAAAAGGTTCGTGATCTTCTCCTCCCCAGCAGCCAAGGCCCTCTCCTGAAGCCCCCAGGGCACATCCAGCCTCACCCTTCATGCCCAGGGCTTCCAGCTCTGCCCGGAGGACACTCAGGCACTCCTTGTATGAGCGGCAGGAGCCCAGCAGCTTCTTGTAGTTGCGATGGGCACCACAGGCCCGAATGTAGCGCTTTAGCTTCCTCACAGCTGGGTGGTCCTCACCGCGACAACCAGAGCCAGCCTGGCAAGGAAAGACAGCAGCTGAAAGCCAAGTCTTCTGAACTTGAGCTAGGGTCTCCCTCTTCCAGAGTGGTGGCCTCCCATTCCATCTTCACCCTTACCTTCCTGCCTTTGGGTTCTGGACTGCCATCTGCGGAGGAGGAGCTTTGTGTCCTGTCTTTCTTGGAGCTCTTCTTGGAAGAACGGTTCTTTCTCTCCCCCTTAGGGCTACCCCCTGCCTCACTGTCAGTTACCTCCCTCTCCGAGTCACTTGCCTCACCATTGATACCGCCCATGTTGGCTGTCTTCCCAGTGCCTTTAGCAGTTGGTTTCATCTTTCTCCCGCTGTCTTCCCCATCCTCACTGCTTCCACTCTGCCTTTTGCCACCTTTCCACTGGCTCTTGTCTTTGCTCTTCCTCTGCACTGGGGGCTCTTCATCTCCCCTGCTCTTATTCCCActgtctgctgctgcttcttccttctcttcctcttggtCCCCCAAGTCTCCCAGCAGTCTCGCTGCCCTGCTTTTCTGCTTATACCTCCTCTCCTCCCAAGCTGACCTTTTCCCTCCATTATCCCAGGCTCTGggtttccaatcttcctcctcttcctctctgttctctttcttcttggcaagggtctcctcctcctcactctccttttcactttccttttcacttttagcgcctttctctccctcagccttctttctcattctctggGCAGGTTCCTCCTCACtgtcctcactctcctccctggCCTGCTTCCTACTGGCCGAGGCCTTGCTTAGTGCCTGCTTGTTCTTTGTCACAAGTTTCTTCCTAGTCCTGCCTTtggcctccttttcctcctcctcctcttcctcactgcTCTCTTCCTTCCAGACCTTACTTGTTCTGGCAgagccctcttcctcctcctcctcacttgtCTCCTTCACCTCCTCCCTCTCTAATCCAACCTTTGCAGTCGGGTCCCTCTGCTGTTCTTCCTCATCGCTGCTCTCAACTGCTTTCTTTGAGGCTTGCTTTGGACTCTCCTCCTTGGCTGGACTGATTGCTGCTGCTGCCATCCCATTCTTTGCTGGGGAGCCAAAGCAGTCTGGACTggaggctgcagagctgggctcTGGAATGTAGAGAGAAGACAAGGTTGGGACAGGTTCCTCCTATCCCTTCCCCCTCCACTTGGGATAGGTTGCCTCAAACCCTGCTCTGACAGCTGGAGGGAAGGGGAGCAGGAAACACAGCCATGGGCCCACCCTGTTCCTGGTATCTGACTCACTGGCCTTGCGCCCTCACCTAATGCCTTGGGACGTAAAACATGcacaataaatactttttgaatgagCCAACTATATAGAAGGCACTAACCTGACTCCGAATCGAAACGGAACCTTTTTCGCTCTGAATCACTGCAGGGGATGGGAGGCCTCTTCACCTTCTTGGCAAGGCCTAGCCTCTCTTCTCTGGCACCGGTTTGATCAACCTGTGTGTGCATCAAGAGAGCAAAACGTGTACCAAGGTTGTGTTCCGTCCCACCCTCCCTGAGGCCCCTCCTCCTCGGCAACAAACCCCACCTCCCGTGGCCCAGGCTCGCGCCCACACCTGCATCTTCAGCAGCTCCTCCTCCACTAGCCGCTTCAGCGCCTGCTTCTCCTCGGGTTCCAGGTGGTCGCGGCCCGTGTGAGCCAAAAACCTCCGCCGCACGATGGAGTGCGTGAGCGTGCTGGGGAGACATGTGTCAAGACGGAGTCCCCGTCCCGCCCCTGCCCTTTCCAACCCCAACTTGAACCGCCAGTGCACCTGAGGTCCGGCCGGCCTCGGAAGAAGCTACGGGCGAACTCCTGCATCTCGTTCTCCCgcgccattttgctccacctgGGATTGGTGGCTCCCGCCTTTTTTTCTTCTCGGCTTCCGTCAGCGCGGTTGACAGGAGTTTGCGCACGCGCAGTGTCGTGGCGCCCTGAGGCAAGGGACCGTTGGGAGTCGGTCGCTGGTCACTTGGACGGAGAACTGTAGAAACTTGCTTTCTCCGGGCAGTTGGAGGGTCTCGTGGCTCTTTCCTTTCGTTAGAACGAATCGTTTTTAAAGTTCTCATTAGAAACCAGTTCGGCGCCGGCAACCTTTGGGTGTAACGTAATCAACCCGCGACGCTGCCTCCGTCCGTGGTCACGGGCACCATCTAGGCCGCTGTGGTttctaaagacagaaaaaaaagggCATCCTCCCGTGGAGCCTGGGGAACCCTGGGGGAAAGTCTTCTGGTTTCCAACCGCTAAGCACTGTTAGAGTCAGTGAGGGCGGCCACCAGCGTCCGCCATCTTTGTGACGTTATCGCGTCGCTGCGACGCCATCTTCAGCGTAGCCCCTCGAAGCAAGATTCCTTTCCCAGTGTTCCCTAAGAGGGCAATCCGTGTGGGTACGATCGGTGGGTGCGGGGTACGCCGGGAGTTGTAGTCCCAGCGGACGCTTCCTTGCATAGTCTCCGGAAGTGAAGGCGTGAGAGGCTGGGCTGAACCGGCTCGGGGTAGCAGGACTGCAGGCTAGCAGTGGGACACTGCTCCTGAGGCCGGTCATGAATGGGCCGGCGGACGGCGAAGTGGACTACAAGAAGAAATACCGGAACCTGAAGCGGAAGCTCAAGTTCCTCATCTACGTGAGTGCTGGGGCGGGGGAGGTGGTAGAAGGTGAGGTCTGGCGCTGGCAGGATTATCAGTTTACCCACGTGTGAAGAGAGTCGGGTGAGCTGTCGCCGGGTTCCGGGCCCCTTTACAGATGGCCCTTGGCTCAGCGCCCACCTTGCCTATGATACAGGAACACGAGTGCTTCCAGGAGGAACTGAGGAAGGCGCAGAGGAAATTGCTGAAGGTGTCCCGGGACAAGAGGTGAGACACATTGTCGGGGAGAGGGGAGCCGGCGGGTGATGTGGGTCTACATTCGGACTCTATCCTGGAATGGAACCACAAATGCCTGGTGCCTGCCTTGGGGCTGTTGCGAGGATCCAATGGGCAACTAGAAGGGACGAGGGCCCAAGAGAACATTGCCGAGACG
This window harbors:
- the HIRIP3 gene encoding HIRA-interacting protein 3, which produces MARENEMQEFARSFFRGRPDLSTLTHSIVRRRFLAHTGRDHLEPEEKQALKRLVEEELLKMQVDQTGAREERLGLAKKVKRPPIPCSDSERKRFRFDSESEPSSAASSPDCFGSPAKNGMAAAAISPAKEESPKQASKKAVESSDEEEQQRDPTAKVGLEREEVKETSEEEEEEGSARTSKVWKEESSEEEEEEEKEAKGRTRKKLVTKNKQALSKASASRKQAREESEDSEEEPAQRMRKKAEGEKGAKSEKESEKESEEEETLAKKKENREEEEEDWKPRAWDNGGKRSAWEERRYKQKSRAARLLGDLGDQEEEKEEAAADSGNKSRGDEEPPVQRKSKDKSQWKGGKRQSGSSEDGEDSGRKMKPTAKGTGKTANMGGINGEASDSEREVTDSEAGGSPKGERKNRSSKKSSKKDRTQSSSSADGSPEPKGRKAGSGCRGEDHPAVRKLKRYIRACGAHRNYKKLLGSCRSYKECLSVLRAELEALGMKGNPSLEKCRALKEQREEAAEVASLDITNIISSSGRSRRRTAWNPSGEAAPPGELYRRTLDSEEEQPHPPPPDWSHLRGIISSDGESN